The proteins below are encoded in one region of Juglans microcarpa x Juglans regia isolate MS1-56 chromosome 4D, Jm3101_v1.0, whole genome shotgun sequence:
- the LOC121259317 gene encoding wee1-like protein kinase, with translation MKAKALKRREMKGTLARQLHQVQLGQASLVPFQLHHQSSSSASSSLSNPSFFHNLLGQDAADVNLPSLSGAGGDADADDRDFILSQDFFCTPDYITPDNQNVLNGFDCNKENVPCPMSPDKLNTVKSKRRRPDCILLNPLSPSLSGHQQVVELANDTFDIETDEVKLDKTSVSGAERIHSYVSQSAVALRCRVMPPPCIKNPYLMGASEMDLDPFGNQRSKCAGFFPALTGGDGLSRYHTDFHEIKQIGAGNFSQVFKVLRRIDGCLYAVKHSTRQLHQDTERRKALMEVQALAAVGSHENIVGYYSSWFENEQLYIQMELCDHSLSMTKSSQLLAEQEVLLALYQVAKALQFIHEKGIAHLDVKPDNIYVKNGVYKLGDFGCATLTDKSLPIEEGDARYMPQEILNEKYDYLDKVDIFSLGAAIYELIRGSPLPESRSQFLNLKEGKLPLLPGHSLQFQNLLKAMVDPDPVRRPSAKELVQNTIFNRVLRNAA, from the exons atgAAGGCGAAAGCCCTAAAGAGGAGAGAAATGAAGGGCACTCTGGCGAGGCAGTTGCATCAGGTTCAGCTAGGCCAGGCCTCTTTGGTTCCCTTTCAGCTCCACCACCAATCCTCTTCTTCCGCCTCTTCCTCCTTATCCAACCCCTCTTTCTTCCACAATCTTCTAGGACAAGATGCCGCCGACGTGAATCTTCCGTCCTTGTCAGGTGCCGGTGGCGATGCCGATGCAGACGACCGAGATTTCATTCTCAGCCAAGATTTCTTCTG CACTCCGGACTATATCACCCCGGATAATCAAAATGTACTGAACGGTTTCGATTGCAACAAG GAAAACGTTCCTTGCCCAATGTCCCCTGACAAGCTGAATACAGTGAAAAGTAAGAGGCGTCGGCCAG ATTGTATCTTGTTAAATCCTCTGAGTCCTAGCTTGTCTGGTCATCAACAAGTGgtagaacttgcaaatgataCTTTCGATATAGAAACAGATGAAGTAAAGTTAGATAAAACATCCGTGTCTGGAGCAGAGAGGATTCATAGTTATGTTTCTCAATCCGCGGTTGCATTACGCTGTCGGGTTATGCCCCCTCCTTGCATTAAAAATCCATATTTGATGGGTGCTTCGGAAATGGATTTGGATCCTTTTGGCAATCAAAGATCAAAATGTGCAG GTTTCTTCCCTGCACTTACTGGTGGAGATGGACTTTCACGGTATCACACTGATTTTCATGAGATTAAG CAAATTGGTGCAGGGAACTTTAGTCAGGTTTTCAAAGTCCTGAGGAGAATTGACGGCTGCTTGTATGCTGTGAAGCATAGCACACGCCAGTTGCATCAAGACACCGAAAG GAGGAAGGCTTTAATGGAAGTTCAAGCTTTGGCTGCTGtag GGTCTCATGAAAATATAGTTGGATACTATTCTTCTTGGTTTGAAAATGAGCAACTCTACATTCAGATGGAGCTCTGTGATCACAGCTTATCTATGACTAAATCTTCTCAATTATTAGCTGAGCAAGAAGTGTTGCTAGCCTTGTATCAG GTGGCAAAGGCATTGCAATTTATACATGAAAAAGGAATTGCTCACCTAGATGTCAAACCTGATAATATTTACGTAAAGAATGGTGTTTATAAACTTGGTGATTTTGGATGTGCAACTCTCACCGATAAGAGCCTGCCAATTGAAGAGGGTGATGCGCGCTATATGCCTCAAGAAATATTGAACGAAAAATATGATTATCTTGACAAGGTTGACATATTCTCCTTGGGAGCTGCTATTTATGAGCTTATTAGAGGGTCACCTTTGCCAGAATCACGATCTCAGTTTCTGAATCTTAAAGAGGGAAAATTGCCACTCCTTCCTGGTCATTCATTGCAATTTCAGAACTTACTCAAG GCAATGGTAGACCCAGATCCAGTGCGGCGGCCGTCTGCTAAAGAATTGgtacaaaatacaatatttaACAGGGTGCTCAGAAATGCAGCATAA
- the LOC121259320 gene encoding autophagy-related protein 18a-like yields the protein MATLSTFPSPPWPNPNPNPNPNFVTQEEQSILLDSQNDSAISFRSIDYQSIGSHGDEPDDHDHDQNANPNIYKAFPAPYDPPPHEPHGHGRNEHPNPNIPKPHDPPTLLHLSFNQDQGCFAVGTDCGFRIFNCDPFREIFRRDFDDGGISGVEMLFRCNILALVGGGPHPHYPPSKVMIWDDHQGRCIGELSFRSDVRSVRLRRDRIVVVLEQKVYVYNFTDLKLLHQIETISNPKGLCSVSQLAASLVLVCPGLQKGQVRVEHYASKRTKFIMAHDSRIACFALTPDGQLLATASSKGTLVRVFNSIDGTLLQEVRRGADRAEIYSLAFSSTAQWLAVSSDKGTVHIFNLKVNPGSPGIEKSRYASDSNLAVTQSSSSLSFIKGVLPKYFSSEWSVAQFRLPEGSHYIVAFGHQKNTVVILGMDGSFYRCQFDPAIGGEMTQLEYHNFLKPEEAF from the exons atggccACCCTCTCTACCTTTCCATCCCCGCCCTGGcccaaccctaaccctaatccaAACCCTAATTTTGTCACTCAAGAGGAACAGTCTATTCTCCTTGACTCTCAGAACGATTCGGCCATCTCTTTCCGATCAATTGATTACCAATCTATTGGATCCCATGGCGACGAACCCGACGACCATGACCACGATCAGAACGCTAACCCTAACATCTACAAGGCGTTTCCGGCGCCATATGATCCGCCACCGCATGAACCCCATGGCCATGGCCGTAACGAGCACCCTAATCCTAACATCCCCAAGCCGCATGATCCACCGACCCTGCTCCACCTGTCGTTCAACCAGGACCAGGGGTGTTTCGCTGTGGGTACTGACTGCGGCTTCCGGATTTTCAACTGCGATCCGTTTCGCGAGATCTTCCGCCGGGACTTCGACGACGGGGGGATCTCCGGAGTAGAGATGCTCTTTCGGTGCAACATCCTGGCTCTCGTCGGCGGGGGACCCCACCCTCACTACCCACCCAGCAAGGTCATGATTTGGGATGACCACCAGGGCCGCTGCATCGGCGAGCTCTCTTTTCGCTCCGACGTCCGCTCCGTACGGCTTCGCCGCGACAGGATCGTCGTCGTACTGGAGCAGAAGGTCTACGTGTACAATTTTACCGACTTGAAGTTGCTCCACCAAATTGAGACCATCTCGAACCCTAAGGGCCTCTGCTCGGTATCCCAACTGGCGGCGTCTCTGGTCCTGGTCTGCCCCGGGTTGCAGAAAGGACAGGTTCGGGTCGAGCACTATGCTTCGAAGAGAACCAAGTTTATCATGGCGCATGACTCGAGGATTGCCTGCTTCGCGCTCACACCGGACGGGCAGTTGCTCGCTACGGCGAGCTCCAAGGGGACTCTGGTCCGGGTTTTCAATAGCATCGACGGAACACTTCTTCAAGAg GTTAGGAGGGGTGCAGATAGAGCAGAGATCTACAGCTTAGCATTCTCTTCAACAGCCCAGTGGTTGGCAGTCTCAAGTGACAAGGGAACCGTCCACATTTTTAACCTTAAGGTTAATCCTGGATCACCTGGGATTGAGAAGTCACGATATGCATCTGATTCTAATCTTGCTGTTACACAATCAagctcatctctctctttcattaAGG GAGTGTTGCCAAAGTATTTCAGCTCAGAGTGGTCGGTTGCACAGTTCCGCTTGCCTGAGGGTTCTCATTACATTGTTGCTTTTGGTCACCAAAAAAATACAGTGGTAATTCTTGGCATGGATGGAAG CTTCTATCGCTGTCAATTTGACCCGGCCATTGGAGGAGAGATGACGCAGCTGGAATATCACAACTTTCTGAAGCCAGAAGAAGCTTTCTGA
- the LOC121259327 gene encoding glutathione S-transferase-like has protein sequence MAAIKVHGTPFSTASARVLATLYEKEVEFEFVPVDMKAGEHKKESFLSINPFGQVPGFEHGDLKLFESRAITKYVANEYAEKGTDLVCGDSKKKAIIGLWMEVEAHQFDPVTSKLTWELAVKPMYGMATDKAVVEENEAKLAKVLDVYESRLAKSKYLGCESFTLVDLHHLPNVHYLMGTEIKKLFDSRPHVSAWIADITARPAWSKVLAMQKQQ, from the exons ATGGCGGCCATCAAAGTACATGGAACCCCTTTCTCAACAGCTTCGGCTCGAGTTCTGGCTACCCTTTATGAGAAAGAGGTTGAATTTGAGTTTGTTCCGGTAGACATGAAAGCTGGGGAACATAAGAAGGAGTCCTTCCTGTCCATCAAT CCGTTTGGTCAAGTTCCAGGCTTTGAACATGGAGATCTAAAACTCTTTG AATCAAGGGCAATTACAAAGTACGTTGCCAACGAGTATGCTGAGAAGGGGACCGACTTGGTATGCGGAGACTCTAAGAAGAAAGCAATCATAGGGTTGTGGATGGAGGTGGAGGCCCACCAATTTGACCCGGTAACTTCGAAGCTTACCTGGGAGCTGGCAGTCAAGCCAATGTATGGCATGGCTACAGATAAAGCAGTTGTGGAGGAGAACGAAGCTAAGCTGGCTAAGGTCCTTGATGTCTATGAGAGTCGACTGGCTAAGTCGAAGTACCTGGGATGTGAAAGCTTCACCTTGGTAGATCTGCACCACCTGCCCAATGTACATTACTTGATGGGCACTGAGATTAAGAAGCTCTTTGATTCCCGCCCCCATGTCAGTGCGTGGATAGCCGATATCACAGCGAGGCCAGCTTGGTCGAAGGTCCTTGCCATGCAAAAGCAACAGTAA